The region GTCGATTGCCGAAAACACACTCTCCGATCACCAGGGAAATGGTTATGCTTAATATTTCCATAAAAGATAGCATAGAAATAGCCATGATCGTATTATCGGGGGCACATTCATTAATTGGCAGAAGATTACCTGGATTGAGAAACTGGtgttaatatatttattgtTCTTGAGTCTATATGTTGGACTTGCGGTGTGAACATAACTATTATTTCTACTACGACGAGTATAAAGTTTACCATTCTGTAGCCTGTACTCCAGTTCTGtttttactaataatatatgtTTACGGGGTTGGGCAGGATGATGACTACTGGTGGCTCATTAGAATCTCCCCACAGCATAGTATACAGGATAATCTAGGGTTAGTTAAAGTTCTTACTCTTGCTAGTTATTATACCGGCTTCGGAGTTCGGACTGGCCCGTGTAAGGTTTGTGCAACTGGCAAGGCCCTGAATCTGGTACACCCTCTCGATCTGGGCAACTATTGCCTACTAGCGATGGGGCCGTCTGTGCCCAAGGACTCAGGACTCAGGGGCCCCTCAGCACAGTTATGTACTGTCGGCGACCGTCGGCGACTGTCCGTTCCGGTCGGTTTTGCCCGGACCGAGTCGTTTGTGCACAATATTTGTGTGGATTTGTGGCAAACCCTGAATGTAACTATGGATTGTGCACTGGATACTGCTGAGTCATGCATTGCTTATGCAGATCGCAATATTTGCATCACTGTCCACGTTTTGATCTCGATccatctccagattctgCTCCCGATTCGTCTTGTTGCTGTTCCTTGTTCCTTTTGTTTCCTGTATCTGCAAATATATTCTGGCGATGTCCGATCGCGTGGATGGCCGCCACAAGCAGCGCCTGCCAGCATTCCTGGACCACTTCAACACGCGCGACCTCAAGATCTTCTTTCGCTGCTGGGCCGCCGCTTGGGTCGCTGCTCTGCTGATCTTCATCGGCCCTGTCGCGGACAATTTTGGCTCTGCGACCTTCTTTGCCTGGTGAGTCGCTTTCTACTTGGATCTGGCTGGTGCTGACTTCCCCAGTCTGGTGCTGTTTATGCTCCCGCCGTCCGGTGTACTGTTTGTCTACATCCTGGGATCGCTCAGTCTGTACATTGGAATTGGCCTTGCATGGGCATGGGGCGTCATCACTATGAAGGCCGCTCTGGCCGCCAGACCGGACGCAGACACCCAGGCGCGAGTGGCCGCGCTGCAAcaggctgctgcgacggAGGCGCAGTCGACAGGATCCCCCGTCGCAGGAATTGCTCAGCGCATGGTCTATGATggctggatgttggatgcGCGGGTGACTGCTGTCGTGTACTGCATGTTATGCGTCTTCATCTATTTCCTTGTATATCCCCATCCCTATCCAGCTGCATGTTCCTGCATCAAACACTAACCAATTCCAGTCGCGCTTGAGAGCATCGAATCCAAAGACCGCCTTTACTGCGATCTTTGGTATTATTATCACCGATCTGTTCCTTTGTTACGGACCCCTCCTTCCCTCTTTCAATGGCACTCTGCCCCTGGCCCTGGTGAAGCCTGCTGCAGCAGGTACTGGGCTTGGATTTGCTTGTAcaattctcttcttcccgcAATCCACATCAGATATCGTCCTCGAAGGCATTGGGGATTTGCTACGACTGATGGAAGATTCCCTGCAGTATTCTGCGTCCGCCCTAAGCAAGGACTCAGAACCTCTAGATCCCCAGCAACTACAGAAACGGCGAACTAAAATCATAGGGCAGTACCGGAAACTCGAGCCATCGTTCGGGTTTCTACCACTCGACTTCTCTGTTGGCAGCTGGGGCGCTGAGACAGTTGCCACTTTCAAAAGTCCCATGCGACAGCTAGCAGCAGTGATCCTGTCACTTTCGGAATTCCATAAAAGTACGATTGAAAGCCGCGTCAAGAcccaggagctgaagaagccgcCAATTGAGACTGGGGAACCGGTTGAGCAGAAGCAGGAGAAAcatgagaagaaggagaagaaggataagaaagagaagaaagagaagaaagaaaagaagcgGGTGGTCGGCGCGCACCATCTCGCACAGGTGGCCGATTTGGTCAAGGGGTTGCAATATACAGAAGACCACTCTGTTGATCCCGATGTGGCGAATGAATTCACCGGCCATAGCGTCGCGGCCATGGACGCTTGTTTAGAAGGACTGCGAGTTACAGGCGAGTGCGTCCGGTTTGTCGAGCGGCAGCATTGGTATCACAAGGCGTCGCCTGCAGCACATGAGGAGCTGTATGAGCGGACGAAGACCGTGCTCGAGAAGCTACGACAAGCAAGAACAGGTTTCCTGCATGATATGACGGAATCTCTTATTACTGGGTATGCCCAGCTGTTTGAAAACGATAACCCAGACCAGAATACTCGAGCAGATCAGGTGGCAGGCATAATCATCTGCATGAACTTCCAAGAACATATGGCAAACGCACTGGACAAGACAGAGGCTCTTCTAGCCCGCGTGTCAGACGTCTTCCCCGACGCCACTCGCACTCGACTTTGGTGGCCGACGAGTCTGAAATACGCAGCTCGGTGGATGCTCGGAAAGAAGGACAAGGCGCCTACACTGGCACCAGCCAGCGACGACGACCCCGATCAAGCCCCCGCCGGCGATGCTACGCAGACGGCACAGGAGAAGCTGCGAATTCGTCGTGGATACCGGCCTCAAACCCGCCATCCTCTGGGTAAAGCGGCTATTGGAACATATCACTGGTTGACCTGCGATGAAGGACTGTATGCCCTGCGCATGGTTGTTGTTACTATTGCTGTATCGATATCTGCCGTGCTTCCGAACACTGCAGGGTTCTTTTACCGTGAGAAGGGCTTTTGGGGGCTGATCATGGCCCAGACTGGTCTCTTGGTATACATGGCCGACTTCACATTCTCGGTGCTGGCTCGACTTGTTGGTACCATTGGAGGGGGTGTCTTGGGACTGCTGGCCTGGTATATTGGTTCTGGAAATGGTCCAGGCAATCCATATGGCTTGTCCGCTGTTCTCGCTGTGATGCTTATAATCTTCCTCTGGATTCGCCTTTATCTTCCTCCCAATCTTCTTACTGGAGGCATCATGGGCGCCGCGACTTTCCTACTAGTCGTCGCCTACAGCTATGTTGATACGTGAGTCAACTTTAATCACTGCCTGCTGGGTATAACTGACAATTCAGACACAATCCTACATACGGAGATCCTGGAGTCGGCTACAACGTATTCTGGCGCCGATTACTCCTCGTGCTGATCGGAATCGGCGCAGCAACAATAGTCCAGATGCTCCCCCGTCCCCCCTCTGCCTCACGCCACGTCTGCAAATCCCTCTCTCGTTCTCTCCGCACTTTATCCGACCACTACGCCCTCCTCCTGTCCTGCTGGGGCCGCGCAGGCAACGAAGGCAAAACCATCACAGAACCAATCTGGCTCGAACTCACCGAatccctcgtcctcctcgaaCCCATGATCTACAACCTGCGCTTCGAATTCTCCAGCTCCCAATTCGACTCGAAGAGTCTGGCCCAAGTTAAACAGCTCTGCCACGCCCTGAacgacttcctcgcccgTCTCCTCGCAGCTTCAGGAACCCTACCACAGGAATACAAGGACCGTCTCGCGCAGCAAATGGGTATCCTGGACCACCGCTGCATCGGTGAAGTAATGGCCGTGCTGGGGGTCTGTGAACAAGCGCTGCGGACGGGCGATGCGCCGCCGGAAATCCTCCCGACTCCGCTTGTGAGACGCGCGCTGGAGTATTGGCAGACGCATCAGACGGAGTATCTGCTCAGTGCGGATATGGTGCGCGACGAGGACTACCGTCGGTACTGCGTTGCGTTGGGGTCGTATGTCAGGTTCTTGGGGAAGATTGATGAGTTGGTGCTTGTGATCAAGGGGGTTTTGGGTGAGGCGCATTTGGTCTCGAAGGAGTTGATAGATCTGGTTTAATTACTTGCGGATTGTATAAAAGGTTGCAGCGGATAAGAGTGTAGACTGCGGTATAATACATTAATACTACACTACTATACAGTATTATAGAGTATAAATACGACCAAACTACCTAAAGCCACCAACTCTCGCAGTCATATGTAGGCCTCTTTCACATAAGAATATGCCTTG is a window of Aspergillus puulaauensis MK2 DNA, chromosome 4, nearly complete sequence DNA encoding:
- a CDS encoding uncharacterized protein (COG:S;~EggNog:ENOG410PKNA;~InterPro:IPR018823,IPR018820;~PFAM:PF13515,PF10337,PF10334;~TransMembrane:12 (i27-48o54-74i81-102o146-163i175-193o205-224i613-630o642-658i665-685o691-710i717-738o758-775i)), with protein sequence MSDRVDGRHKQRLPAFLDHFNTRDLKIFFRCWAAAWVAALLIFIGPVADNFGSATFFACLVLFMLPPSGVLFVYILGSLSLYIGIGLAWAWGVITMKAALAARPDADTQARVAALQQAAATEAQSTGSPVAGIAQRMVYDGWMLDARVTAVVYCMLCVFIYFLSRLRASNPKTAFTAIFGIIITDLFLCYGPLLPSFNGTLPLALVKPAAAGTGLGFACTILFFPQSTSDIVLEGIGDLLRLMEDSLQYSASALSKDSEPLDPQQLQKRRTKIIGQYRKLEPSFGFLPLDFSVGSWGAETVATFKSPMRQLAAVILSLSEFHKSTIESRVKTQELKKPPIETGEPVEQKQEKHEKKEKKDKKEKKEKKEKKRVVGAHHLAQVADLVKGLQYTEDHSVDPDVANEFTGHSVAAMDACLEGLRVTGECVRFVERQHWYHKASPAAHEELYERTKTVLEKLRQARTGFLHDMTESLITGYAQLFENDNPDQNTRADQVAGIIICMNFQEHMANALDKTEALLARVSDVFPDATRTRLWWPTSLKYAARWMLGKKDKAPTLAPASDDDPDQAPAGDATQTAQEKLRIRRGYRPQTRHPLGKAAIGTYHWLTCDEGLYALRMVVVTIAVSISAVLPNTAGFFYREKGFWGLIMAQTGLLVYMADFTFSVLARLVGTIGGGVLGLLAWYIGSGNGPGNPYGLSAVLAVMLIIFLWIRLYLPPNLLTGGIMGAATFLLVVAYSYVDTHNPTYGDPGVGYNVFWRRLLLVLIGIGAATIVQMLPRPPSASRHVCKSLSRSLRTLSDHYALLLSCWGRAGNEGKTITEPIWLELTESLVLLEPMIYNLRFEFSSSQFDSKSLAQVKQLCHALNDFLARLLAASGTLPQEYKDRLAQQMGILDHRCIGEVMAVLGVCEQALRTGDAPPEILPTPLVRRALEYWQTHQTEYLLSADMVRDEDYRRYCVALGSYVRFLGKIDELVLVIKGVLGEAHLVSKELIDLV